The Agromyces hippuratus genome has a window encoding:
- a CDS encoding helix-turn-helix transcriptional regulator translates to MAPADAMQVIDWVVRYDELAARRDALTAGELDAMGLAAWFLGREAECERAWDDAHLAYLDAGDTDAAIRCVFWLGFTLADHGEAVRAGAWMSRLFELTDTVDPTPGTAATAALCRAVGAFANGQVEASVDLGERAVDLARLARDVDTEVLATMGLGRALVYAGRIGEGFACMDRVMLAISSGRVSDRVAGPAYCAVIASCLDRWDVDRARVWTRDLSDWCDAQRGLEPFRGECSVHRAGVQRLLGEWPEAVLTLEAVCDRERRVETLEDAYYGLGELCRLVGRRRDAEAAYRHAAELGREVQPGFALLARDSRRFAAARSGVARALETNPAPGARAELLAAQVELEVEHGDRNVAVRAATALRAMADQLGTVFLEAQADRAEARLLIGTDAPQQALPLLRRSWAVWRRLEAPYEAAVTRVLMARANRAFGDEEAAQLEFDAARTVLSGLGAVADLDRLERLAAESGGAAASAGLTKRELEVLRLVASGRSNRQIAAELFLSERTVARHVSNILGKLGLGSRSAATAFAFEHGLNTPR, encoded by the coding sequence ATGGCTCCGGCCGACGCGATGCAGGTCATCGACTGGGTCGTGCGCTACGACGAGCTCGCGGCCCGGCGCGACGCGCTCACCGCCGGTGAGCTCGACGCCATGGGCCTCGCAGCGTGGTTCCTCGGCCGTGAGGCCGAATGCGAGCGAGCGTGGGATGACGCGCACCTCGCCTACCTCGACGCCGGCGACACGGATGCCGCGATCCGCTGTGTGTTCTGGCTCGGCTTCACCCTGGCCGACCATGGCGAGGCCGTACGGGCGGGCGCGTGGATGTCCCGGCTGTTCGAGCTGACCGACACGGTGGACCCGACGCCGGGCACCGCCGCGACGGCGGCGCTCTGCCGGGCGGTCGGGGCATTCGCGAACGGCCAGGTCGAGGCATCCGTCGACCTCGGCGAGCGCGCGGTCGACCTCGCCCGACTCGCCCGAGACGTCGATACCGAGGTGCTGGCGACCATGGGCCTCGGGCGCGCGCTCGTGTACGCCGGCCGCATCGGCGAGGGCTTCGCGTGCATGGACCGCGTCATGCTCGCGATCTCTTCCGGTCGGGTGAGCGACCGGGTCGCGGGCCCCGCCTACTGCGCCGTCATCGCGAGCTGTCTCGATCGGTGGGACGTCGATCGCGCTCGCGTGTGGACCCGCGATCTCAGCGACTGGTGCGACGCGCAGCGCGGGCTCGAGCCGTTCCGCGGCGAGTGCTCCGTGCACCGCGCGGGCGTGCAGCGCCTGCTCGGCGAATGGCCGGAGGCGGTGCTCACCCTCGAAGCCGTCTGCGATCGCGAACGCCGTGTCGAAACGCTCGAAGACGCCTACTACGGGCTCGGCGAGCTCTGCCGGCTCGTCGGCCGCCGACGCGACGCCGAGGCCGCGTACCGGCATGCCGCCGAGCTCGGGCGAGAGGTGCAGCCCGGGTTCGCGCTGCTCGCACGCGACTCCCGACGATTCGCCGCGGCCCGCAGCGGTGTCGCCCGCGCGCTCGAGACGAACCCGGCTCCGGGAGCCCGCGCCGAACTGCTCGCCGCGCAGGTCGAGCTCGAAGTCGAGCACGGCGACCGGAACGTCGCCGTGCGGGCCGCGACCGCGCTCCGTGCCATGGCCGACCAGCTCGGCACCGTCTTCCTCGAGGCGCAGGCCGACCGTGCCGAAGCCCGACTCCTGATCGGCACGGATGCCCCTCAGCAGGCGCTGCCACTGCTGCGCCGGTCGTGGGCGGTCTGGCGCCGACTCGAAGCCCCCTATGAGGCCGCCGTCACCCGAGTGCTCATGGCCCGCGCGAACCGCGCCTTCGGCGACGAGGAGGCGGCGCAGCTCGAGTTCGACGCCGCACGCACGGTGCTCTCCGGCCTCGGCGCCGTCGCCGACCTCGACCGGCTCGAACGTCTCGCCGCCGAGAGCGGGGGTGCCGCGGCATCCGCGGGCCTGACCAAGCGCGAGCTCGAAGTGCTGCGCCTCGTCGCGAGCGGCCGCTCGAACCGGCAGATCGCGGCCGAGCTGTTCCTCAGCGAACGCACCGTGGCCCGACACGTCAGCAACATCCTCGGCAAGCTCGGGCTCGGCAGCCGGTCCGCCGCCACGGCGTTCGCATTCGAGCACGGGTTGAACACGCCGCGCTGA
- a CDS encoding dihydrofolate reductase family protein — protein sequence MRTLIVTEFISLDGVIDSPGGGSHPRAGWTFTDIPFVEEAYALKGSEQLEAGAMLIGRVSYDEFSPVWPTMVDDFAEYNAMPKYVVSSTLTDPEWNNTHVLRSLDEVAKLKEGDGAPIIVHGSATLAKGLAAAGLVDRYHLLVFPVLLGDGKRLFGDGDPYTHLDLVECEAYSNGIVKQVYDVKR from the coding sequence ATGCGCACCCTCATCGTCACCGAGTTCATCAGCCTCGACGGCGTCATCGACTCGCCCGGCGGCGGCTCGCACCCGCGGGCCGGCTGGACCTTCACGGACATCCCCTTCGTCGAGGAGGCCTACGCGCTGAAGGGCAGCGAGCAACTCGAGGCGGGCGCGATGCTCATCGGCCGCGTCAGCTACGACGAGTTCTCGCCCGTCTGGCCCACGATGGTCGACGACTTCGCCGAGTACAACGCGATGCCGAAGTACGTCGTCTCGAGCACCCTCACCGATCCCGAGTGGAACAACACGCACGTGCTGCGCTCGCTCGACGAGGTCGCCAAGCTCAAGGAGGGCGACGGTGCCCCCATCATCGTGCACGGCAGCGCCACCCTTGCGAAGGGCCTCGCCGCGGCCGGACTCGTCGACCGCTACCACCTGCTCGTCTTCCCGGTGCTGCTCGGTGACGGCAAGCGTCTCTTCGGGGATGGCGACCCGTACACGCACCTCGACCTGGTCGAGTGCGAGGCCTACTCCAACGGCATCGTCAAGCAGGTCTACGACGTCAAGCGCTGA
- a CDS encoding flavin-containing monooxygenase: protein MSTITETAVIGAGAAGLIVGMRLAQHGERFELFDEHARVGDSWRERYRSLRLFTPRPFLSLPGLCIDEGRFAYPTGVQMGDYLERYARHFALPVRSSTRIVSLTRPRDSRFRLELENGDVVTAERVVVTTGAHRIAVVPPFASELDPSIRQLHSLDYRGPEQFAAGPVLVVGAANSGTDIALEAARSSHGVTLAGRHPGHVPVDIDTPIGNLLAGVFISRLRRMTIDSPKGRAMRKAVLTHGVMLVRNKPAALDRAGVVQLGRIARVEAGRPVTADGRVVEATTVVWCTGSRPDLGWIDIDGVVGPDGRPVEERGLASGCPGLAFVGMPFQYSVASETLMGMDRDAEYVVDALSRAPRAAVANA, encoded by the coding sequence ATGTCCACCATCACCGAGACCGCCGTGATCGGCGCAGGCGCCGCAGGTCTGATCGTCGGCATGCGCCTCGCACAGCACGGCGAGCGCTTCGAACTGTTCGACGAGCACGCGCGCGTCGGCGACTCCTGGCGCGAGCGCTACCGTTCACTGCGCCTGTTCACCCCTCGTCCGTTCCTGAGCCTGCCCGGCCTGTGCATCGATGAGGGCCGCTTCGCTTACCCCACCGGCGTGCAGATGGGCGACTACCTCGAGCGATACGCGCGGCACTTCGCACTCCCCGTGCGCAGCTCGACGAGGATCGTGTCGCTGACCCGACCTCGCGACAGCCGCTTCCGCCTCGAACTCGAGAACGGCGACGTGGTGACCGCCGAACGAGTCGTCGTCACGACCGGCGCGCACCGCATCGCCGTCGTGCCGCCGTTCGCGAGCGAGCTCGATCCATCGATCCGTCAGCTCCACTCGCTCGACTACCGCGGGCCCGAGCAGTTCGCCGCCGGCCCCGTGCTCGTCGTCGGCGCGGCCAACTCGGGCACCGACATCGCACTCGAGGCCGCTCGCAGCAGCCACGGTGTCACGCTCGCCGGCCGGCATCCGGGGCATGTGCCGGTCGACATCGACACCCCGATCGGCAACCTCCTGGCCGGTGTCTTCATCTCCCGCCTGCGCCGGATGACCATCGACAGCCCGAAGGGGCGTGCGATGCGGAAGGCGGTGCTGACCCACGGGGTGATGCTCGTGCGCAACAAGCCGGCAGCCCTCGACCGGGCAGGCGTCGTGCAGCTCGGCCGCATCGCGCGCGTCGAGGCCGGCCGCCCGGTCACCGCCGACGGCCGCGTCGTCGAGGCGACGACCGTCGTCTGGTGCACGGGCTCGCGCCCCGACCTCGGCTGGATCGACATCGACGGCGTCGTCGGCCCCGACGGCCGCCCCGTCGAAGAGCGCGGCCTGGCGAGCGGATGCCCCGGCCTCGCGTTCGTCGGCATGCCGTTCCAGTACTCCGTGGCCTCCGAGACCCTGATGGGCATGGATCGCGACGCCGAGTACGTCGTCGATGCGCTCAGCCGCGCGCCGCGCGCCGCCGTCGCGAACGCCTGA
- a CDS encoding dicarboxylate/amino acid:cation symporter, giving the protein MADLDWLSIAALALIAVLFVGLFLLRRAGAKFTLLTVIALVVGIGVGLLFQGHLDYVDVIGTIYVNVITAVVAPLIIVSVLSSVTSLGSLAKLRTIGLSSVFWLLLTNLIAILLTLGLALATGIGKGANLELAGVDGSALTGLLAPLDEVIVGLFPHNVVGDISSNNIIAIILFTLLIAVSYLIVADKNAEKVRPFKEFVDATRRVLFKAVGFIIALTPYAVLALVAVTTSTAVARIETALALVGVLVIALVACFVDAYFVNGVLLRVFADLNPLRFFRQLTPAQYTAFTTQSSIGTLPLTISTLTRKIGVSDEVAGFTAPIGTTIGMPGCAGIWPTLVAVFTVNALGIEYTPLDYVVLVVLGLLVSLGTAGVPGTAIVTATAVLTAVGLPVEVLVLLIPISAIAGTASTMANVTAAATSAAIVARRAGALDDEIFAGRAVHHDDLDDDRVADAPDAEPTELAARR; this is encoded by the coding sequence GTGGCTGACCTCGACTGGCTCTCGATCGCCGCCCTCGCCCTCATCGCCGTGCTCTTCGTCGGCCTCTTCCTGCTCCGCCGCGCGGGCGCGAAGTTCACCCTGCTCACGGTCATCGCCCTCGTCGTCGGCATCGGCGTCGGCCTCCTGTTCCAGGGGCACCTCGACTACGTCGACGTCATCGGCACGATCTACGTGAACGTCATCACCGCGGTCGTGGCACCGCTCATCATCGTCTCGGTGCTCTCGAGCGTCACCTCGCTCGGCAGCCTCGCGAAGCTGCGCACGATCGGCCTGAGCTCGGTCTTCTGGCTGCTCCTCACGAACCTCATCGCGATCCTGCTGACCCTCGGGCTGGCGCTCGCGACGGGCATCGGCAAGGGAGCGAACCTCGAACTCGCCGGTGTCGACGGGTCGGCCCTGACCGGCCTGCTCGCCCCGCTCGACGAGGTCATCGTCGGACTCTTCCCGCACAACGTCGTCGGCGACATCTCGTCGAACAACATCATCGCGATCATCCTCTTCACGCTGCTGATCGCCGTCTCGTACCTGATCGTGGCCGACAAGAACGCCGAGAAGGTGCGGCCGTTCAAGGAGTTCGTGGATGCCACGCGGCGGGTGCTCTTCAAGGCCGTCGGGTTCATCATCGCCCTGACCCCGTATGCGGTGCTCGCCCTCGTCGCGGTCACGACCTCGACAGCCGTGGCGCGCATCGAGACCGCGCTCGCACTCGTCGGCGTGCTCGTCATCGCGCTGGTCGCCTGCTTCGTGGATGCGTACTTCGTCAACGGCGTGCTGCTGCGGGTCTTCGCCGACCTGAACCCGCTGCGGTTCTTCCGCCAGCTGACGCCGGCGCAGTACACGGCGTTCACGACGCAGTCGAGCATCGGCACCCTGCCGCTCACGATCTCGACGCTCACCCGCAAGATCGGCGTCTCCGACGAGGTGGCCGGCTTCACCGCACCGATCGGCACGACGATCGGCATGCCCGGATGCGCCGGCATCTGGCCCACGCTCGTCGCCGTCTTCACGGTGAACGCCCTCGGCATCGAGTACACGCCGCTCGACTACGTCGTGCTCGTGGTGCTCGGCCTCCTCGTCTCGCTCGGTACCGCCGGAGTGCCCGGAACGGCGATCGTGACGGCGACGGCAGTGCTCACCGCCGTGGGCCTGCCCGTCGAGGTGCTCGTGCTGCTCATTCCGATCAGCGCGATCGCCGGCACCGCGAGCACCATGGCCAACGTCACTGCCGCCGCCACGAGCGCCGCGATCGTCGCCCGCCGTGCCGGCGCGCTCGACGACGAGATCTTCGCCGGCCGGGCCGTGCACCACGACGATCTCGACGACGACCGCGTCGCCGACGCGCCCGACGCCGAACCGACCGAACTCGCCGCCCGCCGCTGA
- a CDS encoding RtcB family protein, with translation METITKRLVSWASLIDEKTVDQARTSSTMPFIYPHLALMPDAHLGLGATVGSVIPTLGAIIPAAVGVDIGCGMIAVKTQFTGAELPADRRPVREQIERAIPLSAGKHNRKVVATAAPRIAELEALAEAKGFDPASYAGNWREQLGSLGSGNHFIEVSVDETDQVWLFLHSGSRGVGNKIAQHHIKVAQRLAKQWWIDLPDPDLAYLVEGTPEFTKYIRELRWAQHFALLNREEMMDRVIRQVSEWVGTPVRELERINCHHNFTESEEHFGKRVWVSRKGAIQADAGRPGLIPGSMGTASYVVEGLGDPMSLNSSPHGAGRTFSRTKARQTFTHEQLREAMTGIEFRDTDAFLDEIPQAYKPIDQVMADAASLVTVRHTLRQLVNVKGD, from the coding sequence ATGGAGACCATCACGAAGCGGCTCGTCTCGTGGGCGAGCCTGATCGACGAGAAGACCGTCGACCAGGCCCGCACCTCGTCGACGATGCCGTTCATCTACCCGCACCTCGCGCTCATGCCCGATGCGCACCTCGGGCTCGGCGCCACGGTCGGCTCGGTCATCCCGACGCTCGGGGCGATCATCCCGGCGGCCGTCGGCGTCGACATCGGCTGCGGCATGATCGCGGTCAAGACGCAGTTCACCGGGGCGGAGCTGCCGGCCGACCGGCGGCCGGTACGCGAGCAGATCGAGCGCGCCATCCCGCTCTCGGCCGGCAAGCACAACCGTAAGGTCGTCGCCACGGCGGCCCCGCGCATCGCCGAGCTCGAGGCGCTCGCCGAGGCGAAGGGCTTCGACCCGGCGTCCTACGCGGGCAACTGGCGCGAGCAGCTCGGTTCGCTCGGCAGCGGCAACCACTTCATCGAGGTATCGGTCGACGAGACCGACCAGGTGTGGTTGTTCCTGCACTCGGGCAGCCGGGGTGTGGGCAACAAGATCGCGCAGCACCACATCAAGGTCGCTCAGCGGCTCGCGAAACAGTGGTGGATCGACCTGCCCGACCCCGACCTCGCCTACCTCGTCGAGGGCACGCCCGAGTTCACGAAGTACATCCGCGAGCTCCGGTGGGCGCAGCACTTCGCGCTCCTCAACCGCGAGGAGATGATGGACCGCGTCATCCGGCAGGTGAGCGAGTGGGTCGGTACGCCGGTGCGGGAGCTCGAGCGCATCAACTGCCACCACAACTTCACCGAGAGCGAGGAGCACTTCGGCAAGCGGGTCTGGGTGTCCCGCAAGGGCGCCATCCAGGCGGACGCCGGTCGGCCCGGGCTCATCCCCGGCTCGATGGGCACCGCGTCCTACGTCGTGGAGGGCCTCGGTGACCCGATGTCGCTGAACTCCTCGCCGCATGGCGCAGGGCGCACGTTCTCGCGCACGAAGGCGCGGCAGACCTTCACGCACGAGCAGCTGCGTGAGGCGATGACGGGCATCGAGTTCCGTGACACCGACGCGTTCCTCGATGAGATCCCGCAGGCGTACAAGCCGATCGACCAGGTGATGGCGGATGCCGCGTCGCTCGTGACCGTGCGGCATACGCTGCGGCAGCTCGTCAACGTGAAGGGCGACTGA
- a CDS encoding fibronectin type III domain-containing protein has translation MPSRTTHRARGLRGFAATLVLAITVPTLVLISSSSASAAGDVCDLCSINFDLGACEDAGGYPYDSTQEDPPPAIGGGSAPAPAPAPAPAPAPAPAPAPKTGTTTGTSGGTTGSSGDSSSDDSGDSTDASQSAAGAAAPKAVAATAPLAPTAPRLTVKGSSLTVTWAAPTDGGSPVTGYRLSLNTGTAIPLAATATSHTFDVLGAGTYTATLVAVNAVGESPVSGVSKSVTITASTAKPTAQAVETSAAANAGAPEWLAGAGILVALVAVGALALLGQRLIARRRATAATRGEEPDETSVPE, from the coding sequence ATGCCCTCTCGCACCACCCACCGCGCTCGCGGCCTCCGCGGCTTCGCGGCGACCCTCGTGCTCGCGATCACCGTGCCCACGCTCGTGCTCATCAGCAGCAGCTCGGCGTCGGCCGCAGGCGACGTCTGCGACCTCTGCTCGATCAACTTCGACCTCGGCGCCTGCGAGGACGCCGGCGGGTACCCGTACGACAGCACGCAGGAGGACCCGCCGCCCGCGATCGGCGGCGGCAGCGCTCCCGCCCCTGCCCCTGCGCCGGCGCCCGCGCCGGCACCGGCTCCCGCCCCGGCACCGAAGACCGGCACCACCACGGGCACGTCCGGCGGCACCACTGGATCCTCCGGCGACAGCTCCTCCGACGACTCCGGTGACAGCACGGATGCGTCGCAGTCCGCTGCCGGCGCGGCAGCGCCCAAAGCCGTCGCCGCGACCGCACCGCTCGCCCCGACCGCGCCGCGCCTGACCGTCAAGGGCAGCTCCCTCACCGTGACCTGGGCGGCGCCGACCGACGGCGGGTCCCCGGTGACCGGCTACAGGCTCTCGCTCAACACGGGCACCGCGATCCCGCTCGCGGCGACCGCGACGTCGCACACGTTCGACGTGCTCGGCGCGGGCACCTACACGGCGACCCTGGTCGCCGTGAACGCGGTCGGCGAGTCCCCCGTGTCGGGCGTGTCGAAGTCGGTGACCATCACCGCGTCGACCGCGAAGCCCACCGCGCAGGCCGTCGAGACCAGCGCCGCTGCGAACGCCGGAGCACCCGAGTGGCTCGCCGGCGCCGGCATCCTCGTCGCCCTCGTGGCCGTCGGCGCACTCGCGCTGCTCGGCCAGCGGCTGATCGCCCGCCGCCGCGCAACCGCGGCGACCCGCGGCGAGGAGCCCGACGAGACATCCGTGCCCGAATGA